The stretch of DNA GCCCGATTCCCTTCGCCCCACCGGTAACGATAGCTGTTTGACCCTCGAGTACCCGATTGTCCATGTACTGCGAATCGTTATCGCGACTCCATCAAGTAGGTTTCCCTGTTAACCGGCCAGGTCGAATGAACTATGGGGATCCTCTGTGAGTGGACGATATGCTTGGCTTCGACGACAGCTATCGGTCTGTAGCGTGGGCTACAACTCCAGCAAACAAAATTCGTGCGATCGGATCCCAAGAAGGGTCCGTTCTTGTTGTTCCCGTCGGTAGTGTCGAACAGCATGGGTACCACCTACCCGTCGGGACCGATACGATGCTCGCAACGGCTGTCTCTATGGCAAGCGCTGACGCCATTGAGGAAGACCTCCCGGTGCTCGTGACGCCGTCGATTTGGTGTGGCTACTCGCCACATCACCGATCGCTCGGTGGGACGCTCACGGCCGCGTTCGATCACCTTCTCACCCACATCCGGAGCATCGTGGAGGCCGGACTCGCAAACGGATTCGACGCCGTCGTCCTCGTCAACGGCCATGGCGGGAACCGGGCGCTCGTCGGTGCCGTCGTCAGCGAGGTCGGCCACGCATATCCGGACAGTCAGGTACTCGGATTTACGTACTTCGACCTCGCGACCGAGGTCATCGAGGAGATTCGTGACAGTGATCTTGGCGGAATGGCCCACGGCGGAGAGTTCGAAACGTCGCTCATGCTTCACTTGGATACGGCTCTCGTTGACCGGGACGCGATGGACGCGGAACCGTTCGACGAACCGTACGACCTCGGTGACGAAGACCTCCTCGAGCCGGGACCGCTCGGAGTCTACCGGCCGTTCGAGGAATACTCGGAGTCGGGCGCGATCGGTGCACCGAAGCGAGCCTCCGCGAAAAAGGGAAATGTCATCTTTGAGTTCATTACAGACGAAATCGCGGATCTCTTCCGAGAGATCCACGCGCGAAACCGATAATCGTACTCGCTAGTGGATGATGGTGGCGAACAGATTCTCGACCAGGCGGAGATCACGAGTGTCAACTACCGCATCGACTACCTCGTACACTCCGTCATCGATTCGGTCATCTGGGTCGAATAACACCGACGTTCCCGCGACCTCGAACGCCTCTTCATCCGTATGCGAGTCACCGATGTAAAACACGTCGTCCGTGGTAATCCCACGATCCCGACAGACTCGTTCGAGTACGTCGTCTTTGTGATCCGGGCCAACCCCGGCATCGACACCCGTGATGGTTCCCGAATCATCGAATCGGATCTCGTTTCCGAAAGTAAATTCGGGGCCGAACTCTGTTAGCACGTCCTGGAGGTTGGTTACTCCGGCACTGACCGTCCCGAACGGAACGTTAGCGCTCGCGATCGTCTCGAGCAAGGCCTCCGCACCTCGGGTGAGTTTCACAGCCGCCGCGGCACGGCAAATGTGGGCCTCAGTGACGCTGCGATCGGCCAGTAGGGCCACGTTCTCCTCACACCATTCTGGGAACGTCCGTTCGCCCTCGCGGTATTGCTCGGTCAATACCTTCCCCTGGTCACGCGTTCCGAATAGCTCCTGGAGGAGGAGCCAGCCGCCACGCTGGTCCACAAGTGTACCATCGAAGTCAAACGCCACGAGTTCTGGCCGAGAGGCAGTCTTCCACGTCGATGTCTCGGAGACGGTGACACCGGGGGGCGCGTCGATCGTACGGTGCGTCATGGGAGGCTCACCTTCCCCATTACGACCGGGTCGTCCGCCCCCGTCGATCCGGGGACGTTGTTCGGTCGACCGTCCAGACGGGCGATACCCATAAGCGCGAACAACGCAGCCTCTTTCGAATCCGGATCGAACCCAAGCGACGAGAGTCGATCGACATCACACGCTACGCGGTCGGACAGCATAGTCAGGAGCGTGGGATTGTACGCACCGCCGCCGGAGACAAACACTTCGTCCGGATACGGATCGGCAAAGCGATCGTACGCGTCAGCTATCGTCGCGGCCGTGAACGCCGTCGCCGTCGCTACGAGGTCGGCGTCGTCAAGTCCACGCTCGCGTCCGGCCTCAATGAATCGGCGTGCGTATTCGTGACCGAAGTCCTCTCGTCCCGTCGTTTTCGGGGGCGACGCTTCGAAGTAGGGTGCGTTCATGAACCGGTCGATTACGGATTCATCCGGCGTCCCCCGTGCCGCGATCTCCCCGTCGACGTCGTACGTTTGCTCGCCATCCGTGAGGATTTCGACGACAGCGTCGATAACCATGTTACCGGGTCCAGTATCGAACGCGCGCACATCATTGCGTCCCGGCGACGGCGGCAGAAGCGTGCAGTTCCCAATGCCACCGATGTTCTGCAACGAACGATGTCTTTCCTCATCGCTGAATACTGTCGCGTCCAAGTACGGTGCCAACGGGGCACCGTGACCGCCGGCCGCGATATCAGCCGTCCGGAAGTCAGAAACCGTCTTTACCCCCGTTTCGCGGGCAATGACGCTCCCGTCCGCGATCTGAAGCGTCGATCGTCGGGGACAGCCGACACCGGGGAGTTCCTCCTGGGTTCCGATATGCCAGATCGTCTGACCGTGACTCCCGATTACGTCGACGTTTTCGGGGTCGACTCCCGCTTCGTCCATCGCAGCCGTCGCGACATCCGCAAGGAGGCTTCCGAGGCCGATATTCAACCGACACGCCTCGTCGACAGTCCCTATCTCTTCATCGCACAGTTCGACCAACCGCGTCCTGAGTTCCATCGGGTATTCCTCGGAAACGAAGGATTCGACAGTGACCTCATAGGGGTACTCCTCGTTCGTTCCCGTCTCCGTCACTGAACAGCAGGCAGCATCGATACCGTCGAGAGAGGTTCCCGACATGATGCCGACGGCGTACCTCGCGTTGCCGCCGTCCGTTCGTACGAGTGACTGGCCGGTTCGCGAGAGCGTGTCCGACGACACACTGCTGTGTTGGTATTCTTTCGTGCAATTCCGTTGCGGGGTCGACTGCTCTGGGTTACTGGTCATGAATCGATTTTCTGAATATGTACTCGCTGATACCGTTCTCCACGTAGTTTTCGAGAATACAGATCCGATCGTATCCGTGTTGGCGATAGAACTCCTGTACCGCCTCGTTGAAGTCAGATACGAGAAGGAACACGTCGTTGCTCGTGCTCTCCGCCGAAACGTACTGCTCGGCGCAGTCCATTAATGCAGTTCCGGTTCCCTGCCCTTGAGCGTGTTCTACAACGCCGATGAGTTTAATATAGCCGGATCTATCGAATGCGCCGTTCGGAACGACCCACACGAAGCCCGTTACGCCACCGTCAACGGTCGCGACAGCGAGCAGATCCTCGTCTGCAACGGCCGCATCATCGACCCGATAGGTCGCTTCGTACTCCGTCCACGGAACTGTCGTCGACAAGATTTCGTTGATTACTGCGAGATCGTCCTCCTCGTACGGGCGAATGGTCTCGCTCATGAATCATTTGCCCTCTTTGTTGTCGCGGCGGCGATGTCGTGAACCTGCTGCCGAAACGGCTCCAGCGATCCGTCGGGGTCCATTGTCAGAGCGTGGTTCGTGAGCAGAACGACGAACTGGTCGCGATCCGGATCAATCCACATCGAAGTACCCGTAAACCCGGTGTGGCCAAACGCGTCCGGTGACCACGCGGTCCCCGGGGTATCTCCTCGTCCGAGTTTCCAGCCGAGTCCCTGTGACGCGTCTATAGAACCGATTGCATCCGTGCGAAGCCGATCGACCATAGCAGAGGAGAGGAATCGGCCTTCACCGTGGACGCCTCGACTCAATAGCATCCGTGCGACGGTGGCGAGATTTCGGCCTGTCGAGAAGATGCCGGCGTTTCCAGATTCACCGTCCATCGCCCGCCCGAGGTAGTCGTGTATCTCTCCCTCGAGAACTCGGTCGGCCCAGCGACGGTCGCGTGTCGCTGCCACGTTCTCACTCTGGATCGGCCCGATCGCCGTATCCGTAAGTCCGAGCGGATCGGTCACGTACGTCTCGAAGAGCGTTGCAAGGCTCTCACCGGTAACACGGCGGAGGACCTCTGCGAGGAAAACGAAGTTCAGGTCGCTGTAGACGTACCACTCGTTCGGTTCTGAGAGTACCGATAGCGGGCTGTCGAACAGCGACTCGAGTACCGCCGATTTGGATTCCCAGCCGAACGGAAAGGCCTTGTATGGAGGGAGACCGGACGTGTGCGTCAGCAGGGACCGTAGTGGGATTGCACCTCGTTGTGTATCATGGAGTTCGTCGATGTGTGAACCCACCGTCGACGAGAGTGTCAGTTCCCCCGCTTCAACGAGTCGTAGAGTGATTGTCGTCGTTGCAACCACCTTCGTAAGTGATGCGACATCGAATTTTGTGTCCGGGGTAACCGGGTCGCCAGCAAGGTTTCGTTGACCCGTGGCGAGGTGTGTATCGACACCGTTGGTCGATCCGACGACTACGACAGCTCCGTCAAACAGCCCCTGATCGATACCGCTTTCGAGACGAGAGCGTAGGGCGGTCGTCCGATGAAACGGTGTCGTGTCAGTCATCCTGATCCTCAGGAACGGTGCCGCGGAGCTGATCCGGAGCCACCCCCGTCGGCCCGCCGACCGTCCCAGTTCGTGTATTGGGATTGGTGAAGTGACACAGATATTGATGCTCGGATGATTCGACGGCAGGCTCGGGCTTAACCGCCGCACATGCTTCCTGAGCGAGCGGGCATCGGGTATGAAACCGGCATCCAGAGGGAGGATTTATCGGGTCCGGTGGCTGTCCCTCCAATCGGATTTTTTCGCTTCCGCCTTTGCCGATTTCCGGAACCGCAGACAGGAGTGACTGCGTGTACGGGTGTTTCGGATTCTCGAATATCGTCTCGGTCGGTGCGACCTCGACCATCTCACCGAGATACATTACGCCCACGCGATCCGTGAGATAACGAATGGTTCGAAGGTCGTGCGAAATGAATACGAGCGTTAGGTCGTACTCATCCTGAATCTCGGTGATGAGTTCCAGGATCTGCGCCTGGACGGTGACATCCAGCGCGCTCGTGGGTTCGTCAGCGACGATAAACGTGGGATTGACGCTAACCGCGCGTGCGATCTCCACGCGTTGCTTCTGCCCGCCCGAGAGTTCGTGTGGGTACCGATGGCGCATCCCTGGGTCGAGGCCGACGCGATCAAGCAGCGATCGGACCTCCGCGTCTTGTTCCTCCTTGTCAAGATCGCGGTGAAGTTCGAGCGGCCGTCGGAGTATTTTCCCGATCTGCTTGCGTGGATTCAACGAGGAAGAGGGATCCTGATGGATGAACTGGATCTCAGAACGGAAGGGGCGCAACGCGCGGTTCGACAACTCGGTCAGATCGCGTCCCCGATAGGTGATCGACCCGCCAGTCGGCTTTTCCAGTCGAAGTAACGTTCGCGCGAGCGTCGATTTGCCACATCCGCTTTCACCCACGAGACCGAAGGTCTCCCGCTCGGCGAGCGTTAGCGAGACGCCATCGACTGCTTTGACGTGATTGGTTTCCCCGACGATCGAGGCGAGCAGCCCTTCGTTTACGGGGAAATACTTCTCGAGTTCGGAAATTTCCAGCAGCGGCTCCGCGTCGCTAACGGCTCCGTCAGCGGCACTCAAGTCGTGATCGTGATTCACGTTCATGGCTCACCTCCAGTCGCTTCCGACCGACCTCGATCGGCCGTCGATCGATGCGGTGCCAAGCTGTCACCGTTGCCGTAGAGGACGCAATGGACGCCGTGTCCGGTCAGTTTATCTCGACGCGGTAACGGCGCGGTCCCCTCGGCCCCGCCGTCACGAACGGGGAGCGGTTCATCCGACGCGGTCACCGGATACAGGAGCGGAAACTCTGTATCACAACAGGCCGTCACTGACGGACACCGCGGGGCGAATGGGCAACCAGACGGTTTGTCGGTCGGATCAGGTACCTGTCCAGCCAGCGGATCGAGGGTCTCTCCTCCTTCGAGGCTGGGGATGCTATCGAGTAGTGCTTTCGTGTAGGGGTGTTTCGGATGGTCGAACAGTTCGTCCGTCGGCGCTTGCTCGACGATCCGGCCGGCGTACATCACGGTAACGCGGTCGCAGATTTCGTTCACGACACCCATATCGTGCGTAATGAACAGAACCGCAGTGCCGAACTCGTTTTGAATCTCGGTGATAAGGTCCAGGATTTGCGCTTCGATGGTTACGTCCAGCGCTGTCGTCGGTTCGTCTGCGATCAACAAGTCGGGCTGACAACCGATCGCCATCGCGATCATCGCTCGCTGCTTCATGCCGCCGGAGTATTCGTGGGGGTATTCCAGCGCGCGCTTTTCCGGGGCAGGAATTCCGACCCGCTCGAACAACTCGACCGTCTTCTCCCACGAATTCTTGTACTTCGTCGGATGCGACTTCGGTCGGATCAGGTTTCCGAGTACGGATTTCTCAAGCCAACTGATTCCCTCGCCCGGGATTGACCGGTGAGTTCGAATCGTCTCAGATATTTGATCGCCAACCGTGAGGACGGGATTCAGCGACGATCCAGTCTCTTGGAAGATCATCGAGATTTTGTTCCCACGAATCTCACGAAGTTCGTCCTCAGTCTTTTCCAGCATCTCTTGACCATCGAACTCAATCGTCCCATCGATCTGGGCCGAGTCATCCAGTAACCCAAGAATCGACGACGCGGTCACCGACTTGCCGCTGCCACTTTCTCCCACGAGACCGACGGTCTCACCCGGTTCAATCGACAATGACACGTCGGTTACCGCTTCGACAAGTCCTTCTTGTGTCGGGAAATTTACCGAGAGGTCCACGACATCCAGTAGCGCCTGTGCGCCATCCGATCGCTTTCTCTCTGTACCGGTTCCCGTCGTCTCGAATTTTTGATTTTGCGTCATCGGCTAGCCTCCATTTCTTCCTCTTGGTGTGGGTCAAGGGCGTCACGAAGTGCATCACCTATGAAATTGAGGTTCAGAACGGTGAACATGATTGCGAGACCCGGTGCTATCGTCCACCACGGCGCATGCGTCATGAACTGACGGCTATCCGCCAGCATGCGTCCCCATGACGGTTCCGGTGGTGGAACACCAAGCCCGAGAAATGAGAGAGCACTCTCCAACAGGATTGCGACGGCCATGCTAATCGTTCCCTGCACGATTATCGGTGCTGTGACGTTCGGGAGAATCTCCCATCCGATGATCCGGAAGTCAGACTCCCCGATCGATCGAGCGGCCTGAACGAACTCCTCGTCTTTGACCGAGAGAACGCTCCCGCGAGTGACCCTGGCAAAGATCGGCCAGTAGACCACTCCGACTGCGATAATCACGTTGTACCAGTTCTGTCCTAGGATAGCGACCATCGCCAGCGCGAGTAGCAGCGCCGGGAACGAGAAGATCGTATCTGCGAACCGCATAATCCCCTCCCCCAGTACGCCCTCGTAGTACCCGGCGATCGCACCGAGCGTCACGCCAATTCCGGCTGCCACAGCGACGCCGACGAACGCAACGGTGAGCGACGTGCGAGCACCGAGTGCTACCCGTGCGAGGATATCACGACCGTATCGATCAGTGCCGAACGGATGAACCAGTGACGGTGCCTGGTTCATGATATCCAGATTTGTCGCCGTCGGATCGTGTGGAATTACGAATGGCCCGAGTACCGCGAAGAAGAACGTGATCCCGAGCCCCACCGTCCCGAGGAGTGCAAGTTGGTCGTTACGAATCGTTCGAA from Natronorubrum halophilum encodes:
- a CDS encoding creatininase family protein, which translates into the protein MLGFDDSYRSVAWATTPANKIRAIGSQEGSVLVVPVGSVEQHGYHLPVGTDTMLATAVSMASADAIEEDLPVLVTPSIWCGYSPHHRSLGGTLTAAFDHLLTHIRSIVEAGLANGFDAVVLVNGHGGNRALVGAVVSEVGHAYPDSQVLGFTYFDLATEVIEEIRDSDLGGMAHGGEFETSLMLHLDTALVDRDAMDAEPFDEPYDLGDEDLLEPGPLGVYRPFEEYSESGAIGAPKRASAKKGNVIFEFITDEIADLFREIHARNR
- a CDS encoding HAD family hydrolase; its protein translation is MTHRTIDAPPGVTVSETSTWKTASRPELVAFDFDGTLVDQRGGWLLLQELFGTRDQGKVLTEQYREGERTFPEWCEENVALLADRSVTEAHICRAAAAVKLTRGAEALLETIASANVPFGTVSAGVTNLQDVLTEFGPEFTFGNEIRFDDSGTITGVDAGVGPDHKDDVLERVCRDRGITTDDVFYIGDSHTDEEAFEVAGTSVLFDPDDRIDDGVYEVVDAVVDTRDLRLVENLFATIIH
- a CDS encoding anhydro-N-acetylmuramic acid kinase, translated to MSSDTLSRTGQSLVRTDGGNARYAVGIMSGTSLDGIDAACCSVTETGTNEEYPYEVTVESFVSEEYPMELRTRLVELCDEEIGTVDEACRLNIGLGSLLADVATAAMDEAGVDPENVDVIGSHGQTIWHIGTQEELPGVGCPRRSTLQIADGSVIARETGVKTVSDFRTADIAAGGHGAPLAPYLDATVFSDEERHRSLQNIGGIGNCTLLPPSPGRNDVRAFDTGPGNMVIDAVVEILTDGEQTYDVDGEIAARGTPDESVIDRFMNAPYFEASPPKTTGREDFGHEYARRFIEAGRERGLDDADLVATATAFTAATIADAYDRFADPYPDEVFVSGGGAYNPTLLTMLSDRVACDVDRLSSLGFDPDSKEAALFALMGIARLDGRPNNVPGSTGADDPVVMGKVSLP
- a CDS encoding GNAT family N-acetyltransferase produces the protein MSETIRPYEEDDLAVINEILSTTVPWTEYEATYRVDDAAVADEDLLAVATVDGGVTGFVWVVPNGAFDRSGYIKLIGVVEHAQGQGTGTALMDCAEQYVSAESTSNDVFLLVSDFNEAVQEFYRQHGYDRICILENYVENGISEYIFRKSIHDQ
- a CDS encoding serine hydrolase domain-containing protein, giving the protein MTDTTPFHRTTALRSRLESGIDQGLFDGAVVVVGSTNGVDTHLATGQRNLAGDPVTPDTKFDVASLTKVVATTTITLRLVEAGELTLSSTVGSHIDELHDTQRGAIPLRSLLTHTSGLPPYKAFPFGWESKSAVLESLFDSPLSVLSEPNEWYVYSDLNFVFLAEVLRRVTGESLATLFETYVTDPLGLTDTAIGPIQSENVAATRDRRWADRVLEGEIHDYLGRAMDGESGNAGIFSTGRNLATVARMLLSRGVHGEGRFLSSAMVDRLRTDAIGSIDASQGLGWKLGRGDTPGTAWSPDAFGHTGFTGTSMWIDPDRDQFVVLLTNHALTMDPDGSLEPFRQQVHDIAAATTKRANDS
- a CDS encoding ABC transporter ATP-binding protein; amino-acid sequence: MNVNHDHDLSAADGAVSDAEPLLEISELEKYFPVNEGLLASIVGETNHVKAVDGVSLTLAERETFGLVGESGCGKSTLARTLLRLEKPTGGSITYRGRDLTELSNRALRPFRSEIQFIHQDPSSSLNPRKQIGKILRRPLELHRDLDKEEQDAEVRSLLDRVGLDPGMRHRYPHELSGGQKQRVEIARAVSVNPTFIVADEPTSALDVTVQAQILELITEIQDEYDLTLVFISHDLRTIRYLTDRVGVMYLGEMVEVAPTETIFENPKHPYTQSLLSAVPEIGKGGSEKIRLEGQPPDPINPPSGCRFHTRCPLAQEACAAVKPEPAVESSEHQYLCHFTNPNTRTGTVGGPTGVAPDQLRGTVPEDQDD
- a CDS encoding ABC transporter ATP-binding protein; protein product: MTQNQKFETTGTGTERKRSDGAQALLDVVDLSVNFPTQEGLVEAVTDVSLSIEPGETVGLVGESGSGKSVTASSILGLLDDSAQIDGTIEFDGQEMLEKTEDELREIRGNKISMIFQETGSSLNPVLTVGDQISETIRTHRSIPGEGISWLEKSVLGNLIRPKSHPTKYKNSWEKTVELFERVGIPAPEKRALEYPHEYSGGMKQRAMIAMAIGCQPDLLIADEPTTALDVTIEAQILDLITEIQNEFGTAVLFITHDMGVVNEICDRVTVMYAGRIVEQAPTDELFDHPKHPYTKALLDSIPSLEGGETLDPLAGQVPDPTDKPSGCPFAPRCPSVTACCDTEFPLLYPVTASDEPLPVRDGGAEGTAPLPRRDKLTGHGVHCVLYGNGDSLAPHRSTADRGRSEATGGEP
- a CDS encoding ABC transporter permease — its product is MSDTQSTADVDSEMHEGSNYQSFLKVFVRTIRNDQLALLGTVGLGITFFFAVLGPFVIPHDPTATNLDIMNQAPSLVHPFGTDRYGRDILARVALGARTSLTVAFVGVAVAAGIGVTLGAIAGYYEGVLGEGIMRFADTIFSFPALLLALAMVAILGQNWYNVIIAVGVVYWPIFARVTRGSVLSVKDEEFVQAARSIGESDFRIIGWEILPNVTAPIIVQGTISMAVAILLESALSFLGLGVPPPEPSWGRMLADSRQFMTHAPWWTIAPGLAIMFTVLNLNFIGDALRDALDPHQEEEMEASR